Proteins encoded by one window of Rutidosis leptorrhynchoides isolate AG116_Rl617_1_P2 chromosome 7, CSIRO_AGI_Rlap_v1, whole genome shotgun sequence:
- the LOC139859644 gene encoding uncharacterized protein: protein MGNNKHATKKDLGNILMESFKTAHRDYKPNDIRDDVDNRFRVSISYNQGWRAKCHAIEMLHGSMDDSFRMLPIYLHNIMIHNPGSMTNLVTDSQNKFLMCYMSFGAVIRSFVQYVRPIIIVDGAHLKDGYLGTNLVAVAMDANNGILPLAYRTSDFQDHLSVFQRRLKASYKYLVDVGFNKLSRNQADRVRYAYLTSNSVKSINALSKHARKLPVCMLLEFFRASIQDWFFKHHNKVVSLTLTVTPYSERKLVKRTNKSRRWQTFPSTNNLIEVRDGRKNRFVNLEERSCSCGQWKLSSIPCGHVIAATRLFGVQDVTCYVLHWFTSESYINTYSEHILPLPHRSEWSDPGPKILQIVNPPI from the exons atgggaaacaataaacacgCTACTAAAAAGGATTTAGGCAATATTCTTATGGAATCATTCAAGACTGCACATCGAGACTATAAACCAAATGATATACGTGATGATGTCGACAATCGGTTTCGAGTGAGCATATCTTACAATCAAGGATGGAGAGCCAAGTGTCATGCAATAGAGATGCTTCATGGCAGTATGGATGACTCATTCCGAATGCTTCCCATTTACCTTCATAACATTATGATCCACAACCCAGGAAGCATGACGAATTTGGTGACTGACAGTCAAAATAAATTTCTGATGTGTTACATGTCGTTCGGCGCAGTT attcgatcatttgtgcAATATGTTCGGCCGATAATCATTGTTGATGGTGCACATTTGAAAGATGGATACTTGGGTACAAATTTAGTTGCAGTTGCCATGGATGCCAATaacggaattttgccattg gcttacCGTACGTCAGATTTTCAGGATCATCTTAGTGTATTTCAAAGAAGATTGAAAGCGTCTTACAAGTACCTAGTAGATGTTGGTTTCAATAAATTGTCTAGAAATCAAGCTGATCGTGTTAGGTATGCATACCTTACCAGCAACAGTGTAAAGTCTATTAACGCTCTATCAAAACATGCTCGCAAACtaccagtttgcatgttattggaattttttcgcgcATCAATACAAGATTGGTTTTTCAAACATCACAACAAAGTAGTCAGTCTTACTTTAACGGTTACTCCATATTCTGAACGCAAATTAGTCAAGAGGACCaacaaatcaagaagatggcaaACATTTCCATCAACAAACAATCTAATAGAGGTGCGTGACGGGAGGAAAAATAGGTTTGTTAATTTAGAAGAAAGGAGTTGTTCATGTGGACAGTGGAAATTATCGAGCATACCTTGCGGACATGTTATTGCAGCAACACGTCTCTTTGGAGTGCAGGATGTTACATGTTATGTATTACATTGGTTCACATCTGAAAGTTATATAAATACGTATtccgaacacatccttcctttgccccatcgcTCAGAATGGTCGGATCCAGGGCCCAAGATTTTACAAATTGTAAACCCCCCAATTTGA